The proteins below are encoded in one region of Streptomyces marianii:
- a CDS encoding MCE family protein, giving the protein MRAASLRRAGETASPLIKFGLFAVVTVLATALLATTIATVSFTPEHTYRAVFSDVTGLEEGDDIRVAGVRVGEVREIGIRDRTLAEVTFTVAEKRPLLTGTGAVIRYRNLVGSRYIALTEGPGDGTTLPPGSRIPLSRTRPALDLNALLGGFKPLFAALSPKDVNRLATGIVRTLQGEGGTVNSLLAHTASLTSTLADRDELIGSVIDNLNTVLATLDRRGARFSGLVKQLQRVVSGLSADRRPIGESLVNINGLTEATAGLLEDARPPLRDDIAELRELTGTLNDNEKTVEGVLKRLPGKLDKLTRTASYGSWFNFYLCDFDGRVVLPRTRVITPELHVARARCA; this is encoded by the coding sequence ATGAGGGCCGCGTCCCTGCGGCGGGCCGGGGAGACCGCCTCGCCGCTGATCAAGTTCGGTCTCTTCGCGGTGGTGACGGTGCTCGCGACGGCGCTGCTCGCCACCACCATCGCCACCGTCTCCTTCACCCCGGAGCACACCTACCGGGCGGTGTTCAGCGACGTCACCGGTCTGGAGGAGGGCGACGACATCCGCGTCGCCGGCGTGCGGGTGGGCGAGGTCCGGGAGATCGGCATCAGGGACCGGACGCTGGCGGAGGTCACGTTCACGGTGGCCGAGAAGCGCCCGCTGCTCACCGGCACGGGCGCCGTCATCCGCTACCGCAATCTGGTCGGCTCGCGGTACATCGCGCTGACGGAGGGCCCGGGCGACGGCACGACGCTGCCGCCGGGGAGCCGGATCCCCCTCTCCCGCACCCGGCCCGCGCTCGATCTGAACGCTCTGCTGGGCGGGTTCAAACCGCTCTTCGCCGCGCTCAGCCCGAAGGACGTGAACCGGCTCGCCACCGGGATCGTCAGGACGCTCCAGGGCGAGGGCGGCACCGTGAACAGCCTGCTCGCGCACACCGCTTCGCTCACCAGCACCCTCGCCGACCGCGACGAGCTGATCGGCTCGGTGATCGACAACCTCAACACGGTGCTGGCGACCCTCGACAGGCGCGGTGCCCGGTTCTCCGGGCTGGTCAAGCAGCTCCAGCGGGTGGTCTCGGGTCTCTCCGCCGACCGCAGGCCGATCGGCGAGTCGCTGGTGAACATCAACGGCCTGACGGAGGCCACGGCCGGCCTGCTGGAGGACGCCCGCCCGCCGCTGCGCGACGACATCGCGGAGCTGCGGGAGCTGACCGGGACGCTGAACGACAACGAGAAGACCGTGGAGGGCGTGCTGAAACGGCTGCCGGGCAAGCTCGACAAGCTCACGAGGACCGCCTCGTACGGGTCGTGGTTCAACTTCTACCTCTGCGACTTCGACGGCCGAGTGGTGCTGCCGAGGACCCGGGTCATCACCCCCGAACTCCACGTCGCCCGGGCGAGGTGCGCATGA
- a CDS encoding MlaE family ABC transporter permease, translating into MALIDRLVGRPLRSLEELGAQLSFYGRSLAWTGRTLRRYKKEVLRLLAEVSFGRGALAVVGGTVGVIAFLSFFTGTEVGLQGYAALNQLGTSNFVAFLSAYFNTREIAPLVAGLALSATVGAGFTAQLGAMRISEETDALEVMGVPSLPFLVTTRMIAGFVAVVPLYVVGLLSSYFAARTITTGYHGQSAGTYDHYFQQYLPPVDVLWSFGKVIVFAVVIILVHCYYGYHASGGPAGVGVAVGRAVRTSIVAVNVLDFFLSLAIWGASTTVRIAG; encoded by the coding sequence GTGGCGCTGATCGACCGTCTCGTGGGACGACCGCTGCGTTCCCTGGAGGAGCTGGGCGCCCAGCTGTCCTTCTACGGGCGCTCGCTGGCCTGGACCGGACGCACCCTCCGCCGTTACAAGAAGGAGGTCCTGCGGCTGCTGGCCGAGGTCAGCTTCGGCCGCGGCGCGCTCGCCGTCGTCGGCGGGACCGTGGGCGTGATCGCGTTCCTGTCCTTCTTCACCGGCACCGAGGTGGGCCTCCAGGGGTACGCGGCCCTCAACCAGCTGGGCACCTCCAACTTCGTCGCGTTCCTCTCCGCCTACTTCAACACGCGGGAGATCGCCCCGCTGGTGGCGGGGCTGGCGCTGTCCGCGACCGTCGGGGCCGGCTTCACCGCCCAGCTCGGAGCGATGCGGATCAGCGAGGAGACCGACGCGCTGGAGGTGATGGGCGTCCCGTCGCTGCCGTTCCTGGTGACGACCCGGATGATCGCCGGGTTCGTCGCCGTCGTCCCGCTCTACGTGGTCGGGCTGCTGTCCTCGTACTTCGCCGCCCGGACGATCACGACCGGCTACCACGGCCAGTCGGCCGGCACCTACGACCACTACTTCCAGCAGTACCTGCCGCCGGTCGACGTGCTGTGGTCGTTCGGCAAGGTGATCGTCTTCGCCGTCGTGATCATCCTGGTGCACTGCTACTACGGCTACCACGCGAGCGGCGGTCCGGCCGGGGTCGGTGTCGCGGTCGGCCGAGCGGTGCGCACCTCGATCGTCGCCGTCAACGTCCTGGACTTCTTCCTCAGCCTGGCGATCTGGGGCGCCAGCACGACCGTACGGATTGCGGGGTAG
- a CDS encoding MCE family protein translates to MIPFRDRNPVTIGAAGLTTFALLAVAAFNADDLPLIGDGETYSAAFSEAGGLKSGDEVRVAGVKVGKVDEVDLDGDHVKVVFRVRGEPALGTRTGAAIRVKTILGAKYLALRPEGPGRLRPGSEIPLKRTTPAYDVVTAFSDLTTTTEKVDTERLAAALETISTTFEDSPAEVRESVKGLSRISRTVASRDRALRELLDHAGGVSAVLAERSREFSALVKDGDALFQEISRRRAAIHALLKSSAALGIQLSGLVEDNAREIGPALKGLNQVVGMLERNQAALDRSVRLLAPYVRVFANTLGNGRWFDSYIQNLVAAPVVPRTGGPS, encoded by the coding sequence ATGATCCCGTTCCGGGACCGGAACCCCGTGACGATCGGCGCGGCCGGCCTCACCACGTTCGCGCTGCTGGCCGTCGCCGCGTTCAACGCCGACGACCTGCCGCTGATCGGCGACGGCGAGACCTACAGCGCCGCGTTCTCGGAGGCCGGCGGGCTCAAGAGCGGAGACGAGGTCCGGGTCGCCGGGGTGAAGGTGGGCAAGGTCGACGAGGTGGACCTGGACGGGGACCACGTCAAGGTGGTCTTCCGGGTCAGGGGGGAGCCGGCCCTCGGCACCCGGACCGGTGCGGCCATCCGCGTCAAGACGATCCTGGGCGCCAAGTACCTGGCCCTGAGGCCCGAGGGCCCGGGGCGGCTGAGGCCGGGCAGCGAGATCCCGCTGAAACGGACCACGCCCGCCTATGACGTCGTGACGGCCTTCAGCGATCTGACCACCACCACCGAGAAGGTCGACACCGAGCGGCTGGCCGCGGCCCTGGAGACGATCTCCACCACCTTCGAGGACTCCCCCGCCGAGGTGCGGGAGTCCGTGAAGGGCCTCTCGCGGATCTCCCGCACGGTCGCCTCCCGCGACCGGGCGCTGCGGGAACTGCTCGACCACGCGGGCGGGGTGAGCGCGGTCCTCGCCGAGCGCTCCCGCGAGTTCTCCGCCCTGGTCAAGGACGGAGACGCGCTGTTCCAGGAGATCTCCCGGCGGCGGGCGGCGATCCACGCCCTGCTCAAGAGCTCCGCCGCGCTCGGGATCCAGCTGTCGGGGCTGGTCGAGGACAACGCCAGGGAGATCGGGCCCGCGCTGAAGGGCCTGAACCAGGTCGTCGGCATGCTCGAACGCAACCAGGCCGCCCTCGACCGCAGCGTGCGGTTGCTCGCGCCGTACGTGCGCGTCTTCGCCAACACCCTCGGCAACGGCCGCTGGTTCGACAGCTACATCCAGAACCTGGTCGCCGCTCCGGTGGTCCCGCGGACGGGAGGTCCCTCGTGA
- a CDS encoding RNA polymerase sigma factor — translation MATETHTAHSGGPHDGSAHSGGPHEGSAGGGPDERAAQERWQRAWSHREDLLRVARRRSMSPEDAEDAVHEAMLRAAENPHLDDERLGAWLTTVTMRLCVDRHRQVSREAEVNSSPRLVAPRPAPLDEVVCDRAEARWLAVRSGELPARQAEALRLKSEDLDVGEVAREMGLSYRTVESLLARARRTLRASLAGTLGLVLWLLGRRPRTGSHAHLVVAASTAATLAVAGFVVPYADDGDGPERRPATSETAEEWPAGDDRGRGADGPAPSAGPAAAPSAGATRTPGGSRSVPLLLPDPALPSLPPVPPPAVPSVPDVPGAPEVAGIPALPDLTAAEDTAVRDAPALPRTAVSVDPAPGGSGPSRTAPPAPSAPEDTPTP, via the coding sequence ATGGCGACCGAGACGCACACAGCCCATTCGGGCGGACCGCATGACGGGTCGGCCCATTCGGGCGGACCGCATGAGGGGTCGGCGGGCGGCGGGCCCGACGAGCGGGCGGCGCAGGAGCGCTGGCAGCGCGCCTGGAGCCATCGCGAGGACCTGCTCAGGGTGGCGCGTCGGCGGTCGATGAGCCCGGAGGACGCCGAGGACGCCGTGCACGAGGCGATGCTGCGGGCGGCCGAGAACCCCCACCTCGACGACGAGCGGCTGGGGGCGTGGCTGACGACGGTGACGATGCGGCTGTGCGTCGACCGGCACCGGCAGGTCAGCCGGGAGGCGGAGGTGAACAGCAGCCCCCGGCTGGTGGCGCCGCGGCCCGCGCCGCTCGACGAGGTCGTGTGCGACCGGGCCGAGGCCAGGTGGCTGGCCGTGCGCAGCGGAGAGCTGCCCGCACGGCAGGCGGAGGCCCTGCGGCTGAAGTCCGAGGACCTCGACGTCGGGGAGGTCGCCCGGGAGATGGGGCTGAGCTACCGGACGGTGGAATCACTGCTGGCCCGGGCCCGGCGAACGCTGCGGGCGTCGCTCGCGGGCACGCTGGGACTGGTGCTGTGGCTGCTGGGGCGCAGACCCCGGACGGGGAGCCACGCTCATCTGGTGGTCGCGGCGTCGACCGCGGCGACGCTGGCGGTCGCCGGTTTCGTCGTGCCGTACGCCGACGACGGGGACGGGCCGGAACGCCGGCCCGCCACCTCCGAGACCGCCGAGGAGTGGCCGGCGGGCGACGACCGGGGCCGGGGCGCCGACGGGCCGGCTCCCTCCGCCGGCCCTGCGGCGGCTCCCTCCGCGGGTGCGACGCGGACACCCGGCGGCAGCCGGTCCGTGCCGCTGCTCCTGCCGGACCCGGCGCTGCCCTCGCTGCCGCCGGTGCCCCCGCCCGCGGTGCCGTCGGTACCGGACGTGCCCGGGGCGCCGGAGGTCGCCGGGATCCCGGCGCTGCCCGACCTGACGGCGGCCGAGGACACCGCCGTCCGCGACGCACCCGCCCTGCCGCGGACCGCCGTCTCCGTGGACCCCGCGCCGGGCGGTTCCGGTCCGTCCCGCACCGCACCGCCCGCCCCGTCGGCCCCGGAGGACACACCCACACCCTGA
- a CDS encoding helix-turn-helix domain-containing protein yields the protein MTEPGDHPLVEAVRPLVDAMGAEILRPDQAQPDDVVLSWDGAEVLAVRLPQLSDSLDHILAAMERRHGMPLSALDRKAKQSVVRTLEARGAFSVRHGVETVASALGVSRFTVYNYLNRENAARSE from the coding sequence GTGACCGAGCCCGGAGACCACCCTCTGGTCGAAGCGGTGAGACCGCTGGTGGACGCGATGGGCGCGGAGATACTCCGCCCCGACCAGGCCCAGCCGGACGATGTCGTCCTCTCCTGGGACGGTGCCGAGGTGCTGGCCGTCCGGCTGCCGCAGCTGTCCGACTCGCTGGACCACATCCTGGCCGCCATGGAGCGCCGCCACGGCATGCCGCTGTCGGCCCTCGACCGCAAGGCGAAGCAGTCGGTCGTGCGGACGCTGGAGGCGCGCGGAGCCTTCTCCGTACGGCACGGGGTGGAGACGGTGGCGAGCGCGCTCGGGGTCAGCCGGTTCACCGTCTACAACTACCTGAACCGGGAGAACGCCGCCCGGAGTGAGTGA
- a CDS encoding 8-oxoguanine deaminase: MAASAAAPRIVIENCSIATVDADDTEYASGHIVVAGNRIESVGPGRAPENLENVVRRVDGTGHLATPGLVNTHHHFYQWITRGLATDHNLFDWLVALYPTWARIDEQMAYSAAQGSLAMMARGGVTTAMDHHYVFPKGSGDLSGAIIRAASEMGVRFTLARGSMDRSEKDGGLPPDFAVETLEGALAATEETIDAHHDASFDAMTQIAVAPCSPFSVSTELLKQGAELARRKGVRLHTHGSETVEEEKFCHELFGMGPTDYFESTGWLGEDVWMAHCVHMNDSDIEAFARTKTGVAHCPSSNARLAAGIARVPDMLKAGVPVGLGVDGTASNESGELHTELRNALLVNRLNPVHREAALNARQALRLGTYGGARVLGRASQIGSLEPGKLADLVLWKLDTLAHASIADPVAALVLGAAAPVTLSLVGGEPVVENGRLLRADEDAIARSTRDEAQRLARIAAQA; this comes from the coding sequence ATGGCAGCATCGGCAGCAGCCCCGCGCATCGTCATCGAGAACTGCTCGATCGCGACCGTGGACGCCGACGACACCGAGTACGCCTCCGGCCACATCGTCGTCGCCGGCAACCGCATCGAGTCGGTCGGTCCGGGCAGGGCTCCCGAGAACCTGGAGAACGTGGTCCGACGCGTCGACGGCACCGGCCACCTCGCCACCCCCGGCCTGGTCAACACGCACCACCACTTCTACCAGTGGATCACCCGCGGCCTCGCCACCGACCACAACCTGTTCGACTGGCTCGTCGCGCTCTACCCGACCTGGGCCCGCATCGACGAGCAGATGGCGTACTCCGCCGCGCAGGGCTCCCTGGCGATGATGGCCCGCGGCGGCGTCACCACCGCGATGGACCACCACTACGTCTTCCCGAAGGGGTCCGGCGACCTCTCCGGCGCCATCATCCGGGCCGCGTCCGAGATGGGTGTCCGGTTCACCCTGGCCCGGGGCTCCATGGACCGCAGCGAGAAGGACGGCGGTCTGCCGCCGGACTTCGCCGTCGAGACCCTCGAGGGCGCCCTGGCCGCCACCGAGGAGACCATCGACGCACACCACGACGCCTCCTTCGACGCGATGACGCAGATCGCGGTCGCCCCCTGCTCCCCGTTCTCGGTCTCCACCGAACTGCTCAAGCAGGGCGCCGAGCTGGCCCGCCGCAAGGGCGTACGGCTCCACACCCACGGCAGCGAGACCGTGGAGGAGGAGAAGTTCTGCCATGAGCTCTTCGGCATGGGCCCGACCGACTACTTCGAGTCGACCGGCTGGCTCGGCGAGGACGTGTGGATGGCGCACTGCGTCCACATGAACGACTCCGACATCGAGGCGTTCGCCCGGACGAAGACCGGTGTCGCCCACTGCCCCTCGTCCAACGCCCGGCTCGCCGCCGGCATCGCCCGCGTACCCGACATGCTGAAGGCCGGTGTCCCCGTCGGCCTCGGTGTCGACGGCACCGCGTCCAACGAGTCCGGCGAACTGCACACCGAACTGCGCAACGCGCTGCTCGTCAACCGCCTCAACCCGGTGCACCGCGAAGCCGCGCTGAATGCGCGTCAGGCGCTGCGCCTGGGCACCTACGGCGGCGCGCGGGTCCTCGGCCGCGCCTCGCAGATCGGCTCCCTGGAGCCGGGCAAGCTGGCCGACCTGGTCCTGTGGAAGCTGGACACCCTCGCCCACGCCTCCATCGCCGACCCGGTGGCCGCCCTCGTCCTCGGTGCGGCGGCCCCGGTCACGCTCTCCCTCGTCGGCGGTGAACCGGTCGTCGAGAACGGCCGGCTGCTCAGGGCCGACGAGGACGCCATCGCCCGCTCCACGCGGGACGAGGCCCAGCGCCTCGCGCGGATCGCCGCGCAGGCCTGA
- the uraH gene encoding hydroxyisourate hydrolase encodes MSTETTASVSTHILDTSRGRPAEGVAVSLSAREGSGGGWTALGGSATDADGRCKDLPALPEGTTHVRLDFETESYFAKKQAEAQQDAPANRDSGAFFPEVAITFAVVPGEHYHVPLLLNPFGYSVYRGS; translated from the coding sequence ATGAGCACCGAGACAACGGCGTCCGTGTCCACCCACATCCTGGACACCAGCAGGGGCCGCCCCGCCGAGGGCGTCGCCGTCTCCCTGTCGGCCCGCGAGGGTTCCGGCGGCGGGTGGACGGCACTCGGCGGATCCGCGACCGACGCGGACGGCCGGTGCAAGGACCTGCCGGCGCTGCCGGAGGGCACGACCCACGTACGGCTCGACTTCGAGACCGAGTCGTACTTCGCGAAGAAGCAAGCCGAGGCCCAGCAGGACGCCCCCGCGAATCGGGACAGCGGTGCGTTCTTCCCGGAGGTGGCGATCACGTTCGCCGTCGTGCCGGGCGAGCACTACCACGTACCGCTGCTGCTCAACCCGTTCGGCTACTCCGTTTACCGAGGGAGCTAG
- a CDS encoding MlaE family ABC transporter permease: MSLSPTGALRHSGSLFALALDVLRTLPRRPFQVREFIQQAWFIASVTILPTALVSIPFGAVIALQIGSLTRQLGAQSFSGAASVLAVLREASPIVTALLIAGAGGTAICADLGARRIREEIDAMQVLGIDPIHRLVVPRVLASMVVAVLLNGLVSVVGVAGGYFFNVVLQNGTPGAYLASFTTLAQLSDLWAAELKALVFGAIAAIVASYKGLTAKGGPKGVGDAVNQSVVITFMLLFVTNFVMTAVYFQVVPQKG, from the coding sequence GTGAGCCTCTCCCCCACCGGAGCCCTGCGGCACTCCGGCAGCCTGTTCGCGTTGGCCCTGGACGTCCTGAGGACGCTCCCCCGGCGGCCTTTCCAGGTACGGGAGTTCATCCAGCAGGCCTGGTTCATCGCCAGTGTGACGATCCTGCCGACGGCTCTGGTGTCCATCCCCTTCGGCGCGGTCATCGCGCTGCAGATCGGCAGTCTGACCCGGCAGCTCGGCGCCCAGTCCTTCTCGGGCGCCGCCTCGGTGCTCGCCGTGCTGAGGGAGGCGTCGCCGATCGTGACGGCGCTGCTGATCGCGGGCGCCGGTGGCACCGCGATCTGCGCGGACCTCGGCGCGCGCAGGATCCGCGAGGAGATCGACGCGATGCAGGTGCTGGGCATCGACCCGATCCACCGCCTGGTCGTTCCCCGGGTGCTGGCGTCGATGGTCGTCGCGGTGCTGCTCAACGGCCTGGTGTCGGTGGTCGGGGTCGCGGGCGGCTACTTCTTCAACGTCGTCCTGCAGAACGGCACTCCCGGGGCCTATCTGGCCTCGTTCACCACGCTCGCCCAGCTGTCCGACCTGTGGGCGGCCGAGCTGAAGGCCCTGGTGTTCGGGGCGATCGCGGCGATCGTCGCCTCGTACAAGGGGCTGACGGCCAAGGGCGGCCCGAAGGGCGTGGGCGACGCGGTGAACCAGTCGGTGGTCATCACCTTCATGTTGCTGTTCGTCACGAACTTCGTGATGACCGCCGTGTACTTCCAAGTCGTTCCGCAGAAGGGCTGA
- the pucL gene encoding factor-independent urate hydroxylase, protein MTATSRPGRPVLLGQNQYGKAENRVVKITRDGDTHHIKDLNVSVALSGDMEDVHYSGSNANVLPTDTTKNTVYAFAKEHGIESAEQFGIHLARHFVTSQEPIHRARIRIEEYAWERIATSDANSKFIGADEVRHSFVRQGQETRVTQITYDGKSWEVVSGLKDLVVMNSTNSEFWGYVKDKYTTLREAYDRILATEVSGRWRFNWTDDEQKAPNWDKSYEQVKKHMLHAFAETYSLSLQQTLYQMGARIINNRAEIDEVRFSLPNKHHFLVDLEPFGLKNDNEVYFAADRPYGLIEATVLRDGAEARIPVDLTNL, encoded by the coding sequence ATGACAGCCACATCCCGACCCGGCCGCCCCGTACTCCTGGGACAGAACCAGTACGGCAAGGCCGAGAACCGCGTCGTGAAGATCACGCGGGACGGCGACACCCACCACATCAAGGACCTGAACGTCTCGGTCGCGCTCTCCGGCGACATGGAGGACGTCCACTACTCCGGTTCGAACGCCAACGTCCTCCCGACCGACACCACCAAGAACACGGTGTACGCGTTCGCCAAGGAGCACGGCATCGAGTCCGCCGAGCAGTTCGGCATCCACCTCGCCCGCCACTTCGTGACCTCGCAGGAGCCGATCCACCGCGCGCGCATCCGCATCGAGGAGTACGCCTGGGAGCGCATCGCGACCTCCGACGCCAACTCCAAGTTCATCGGCGCCGACGAGGTCAGGCACTCCTTCGTCCGCCAGGGCCAGGAGACCCGCGTCACCCAGATCACCTACGACGGCAAGTCGTGGGAGGTCGTCTCCGGGCTGAAGGACCTGGTCGTGATGAACTCGACGAACTCCGAGTTCTGGGGCTACGTCAAGGACAAGTACACGACCCTCCGGGAGGCGTACGACCGCATCCTGGCCACGGAGGTCTCCGGCCGCTGGCGGTTCAACTGGACCGACGACGAGCAGAAGGCGCCCAACTGGGACAAGTCCTACGAGCAGGTGAAGAAGCACATGCTCCACGCCTTCGCCGAGACCTACTCCCTCTCGCTGCAGCAGACGCTGTACCAGATGGGCGCGCGCATCATCAACAACCGCGCGGAGATCGACGAGGTCCGCTTCTCCCTGCCGAACAAGCACCACTTCCTCGTCGACCTGGAGCCGTTCGGGCTCAAGAACGACAACGAGGTCTACTTCGCCGCCGACCGGCCCTACGGGCTCATCGAGGCGACGGTCCTGCGGGACGGCGCCGAGGCGCGGATCCCGGTCGACCTGACCAACCTCTGA
- a CDS encoding MCE family protein gives MRVRLRIHGIVFIAVLALLLSLSVAVYRKAFTPVVRVTLETGTLGNQLEPQADVKLRGLLVGEVRGVRADGKKATLDLALDPDHVSRIPADVRARLLPKTLFGEKYVDLVVPGSPPARAIRAGDVITQDRTAAGMEVQQLMNDLLPLLRTVRPAELNATLSAFSTALEGRGDRIGDNLTRVEGYLRRLNPHLPSLQEDISRFADVAEVYGDAAPDLMGILRNTLTTSRTIVEKREQLAALFTSTAGVAGTADAFLDANGERLITLGRVSRPTLALFARYSPEYPCLLDGLVRQEAASEQTFRGGKMHITLEFVHPRPGYRPGEEPRWGERSGPDCQGMPRPRVPAPDVRLDDGTARVGPAGSAGGQVSATGAEQRAVGSLVAPVLGVPADEVPAVATLLFGPMARGTAVSVA, from the coding sequence ATGCGCGTCCGACTGCGGATCCACGGAATCGTCTTCATCGCCGTGCTCGCCCTGCTGCTGTCGCTGTCCGTGGCCGTGTACCGGAAGGCGTTCACGCCCGTCGTCAGGGTCACGCTGGAGACCGGCACCCTCGGCAACCAGCTGGAGCCGCAGGCCGATGTGAAACTGCGCGGACTGCTGGTCGGCGAGGTGCGCGGGGTACGGGCCGACGGGAAGAAGGCGACGCTCGACCTCGCCCTGGACCCGGATCACGTCTCCCGCATCCCGGCCGACGTCCGGGCCCGGCTGCTGCCCAAGACGCTGTTCGGCGAGAAGTACGTCGACCTGGTGGTCCCCGGCAGCCCTCCGGCGCGGGCGATCCGCGCCGGGGACGTCATCACTCAGGACCGCACCGCGGCCGGTATGGAGGTGCAGCAGCTGATGAACGACCTGCTGCCGCTGCTGCGCACGGTCCGCCCCGCCGAACTCAACGCCACTCTCTCGGCGTTCTCCACCGCGCTGGAGGGCCGCGGCGACCGGATCGGCGACAACCTGACCCGGGTCGAGGGCTATCTGCGCCGGCTCAACCCCCATCTGCCGTCGCTGCAGGAGGACATCTCGCGGTTCGCGGACGTCGCCGAGGTGTACGGGGACGCCGCGCCGGACCTGATGGGGATCCTGCGCAACACCCTCACCACCAGCCGGACCATCGTGGAGAAACGGGAGCAGCTGGCCGCCCTGTTCACCTCGACGGCCGGGGTCGCGGGCACCGCGGACGCGTTCCTCGACGCGAACGGGGAGCGGCTGATCACCCTGGGCCGTGTCTCGCGGCCCACGCTGGCGCTGTTCGCCCGCTACTCGCCCGAGTACCCCTGCCTGCTCGACGGTCTGGTGAGGCAGGAGGCCGCGTCGGAACAGACCTTCAGAGGCGGAAAGATGCACATCACCCTCGAGTTCGTCCACCCCCGGCCGGGGTACCGGCCGGGGGAGGAACCCCGCTGGGGGGAGCGCTCGGGCCCCGACTGCCAGGGCATGCCCCGGCCGCGGGTCCCGGCACCGGACGTGAGGCTGGACGACGGCACCGCCCGGGTCGGGCCGGCCGGCTCGGCGGGAGGGCAGGTGTCCGCGACCGGGGCCGAGCAGCGTGCCGTCGGATCGCTCGTGGCACCCGTCCTGGGCGTACCCGCGGACGAGGTGCCCGCGGTGGCCACCCTGCTGTTCGGGCCGATGGCCCGCGGGACGGCGGTGAGCGTCGCATGA
- the uraD gene encoding 2-oxo-4-hydroxy-4-carboxy-5-ureidoimidazoline decarboxylase, with translation MTSTSVPGLTRFNTSTDSEAQAVLHEVCASSAWGGELLARRPYATVEALFAASDAAMAELTAEDLAEAMAGHPPIGRPKPGDPTSSREQSGMAGASEELRAEMLELNLAYQDKFGHVFLICATGRTGEQMRDAVRERIDHSPEQEREIVRTELGKINRIRLTRLVEEESA, from the coding sequence GTGACTTCGACTTCCGTACCGGGCCTCACCCGGTTCAACACCTCGACGGACAGCGAGGCCCAGGCCGTGCTGCACGAGGTGTGCGCCAGCTCGGCCTGGGGCGGCGAACTCCTCGCCCGCCGCCCCTACGCCACCGTCGAGGCCCTCTTCGCCGCCAGCGACGCCGCCATGGCGGAGCTGACCGCCGAGGACCTGGCCGAGGCGATGGCGGGGCACCCGCCGATCGGCCGGCCGAAGCCCGGGGACCCGACCTCCTCCCGCGAGCAGAGCGGGATGGCCGGTGCCTCCGAGGAGCTCAGGGCCGAAATGCTCGAACTCAACCTGGCCTACCAGGACAAGTTCGGCCATGTCTTCCTGATCTGTGCCACCGGCCGTACCGGTGAGCAGATGAGGGACGCCGTCCGGGAGCGGATCGACCACTCGCCCGAGCAGGAGCGGGAGATCGTCCGCACCGAACTGGGGAAGATCAACCGGATCCGGCTCACCCGTCTCGTGGAGGAAGAGAGCGCATGA
- a CDS encoding ABC transporter ATP-binding protein, whose product MGVEIRVEGLTKSFGRQVIWQDVSLTLPAGEISVMLGPSGTGKSVFLKTLVGLLRPDRGSVRIADRDITRLREHDLYEVRKLFGVLFQDGALFGSMNLYDNIAFPLREHTRRSEAEIRRTVLEKMEMVGLIGAEEKLPGEISGGMRKRAGLARALVLDPEIILFDEPDSGLDPVRVAYLNQLIVDLNAQIDATFLIVTHDIASARQVPDNIGLLFRRELVVFGPRERLLNSGEPVVRQFLHGRMQGPIGMAEEKDAAQVELELAQLDRGAAAGDGGGARVVTPRLLPSPGITRPPRWEAIARREAERHSREEVSGT is encoded by the coding sequence ATGGGTGTCGAGATCCGAGTGGAGGGGCTGACCAAGTCCTTCGGCCGCCAGGTCATCTGGCAGGACGTGTCGCTGACGCTGCCCGCCGGGGAGATCTCGGTCATGCTCGGCCCCTCGGGCACGGGGAAGTCGGTGTTCCTCAAGACCCTCGTCGGGCTGCTCAGACCCGACCGCGGGTCGGTGCGGATCGCGGACCGGGACATCACCCGGCTCCGCGAGCACGACCTGTACGAGGTGCGGAAGCTGTTCGGCGTCCTCTTCCAGGACGGCGCGCTGTTCGGGTCGATGAACCTGTACGACAACATCGCCTTCCCGCTGCGCGAGCACACCCGCCGGTCCGAGGCGGAGATCCGGCGGACCGTCCTCGAGAAGATGGAGATGGTCGGTCTGATCGGCGCCGAGGAGAAGCTGCCCGGCGAGATCTCGGGAGGGATGCGCAAGCGCGCCGGGCTGGCGCGCGCCCTGGTGCTCGACCCGGAGATCATCCTGTTCGACGAGCCGGACTCGGGACTCGACCCGGTGCGGGTGGCCTATCTCAACCAGCTGATCGTCGACCTCAACGCGCAGATCGACGCCACCTTCCTCATCGTCACCCATGACATCGCCTCCGCCCGGCAGGTCCCGGACAACATCGGTCTGCTGTTCCGGCGGGAGCTGGTGGTGTTCGGGCCTCGCGAGCGGCTGCTGAACAGTGGCGAGCCCGTCGTACGGCAGTTCCTCCACGGCAGGATGCAGGGGCCGATCGGGATGGCGGAGGAGAAGGACGCCGCCCAGGTCGAGCTGGAACTCGCGCAGCTGGACCGGGGCGCGGCGGCCGGCGACGGCGGCGGCGCCCGGGTGGTCACTCCCCGCCTGCTTCCGAGCCCCGGCATCACCCGCCCGCCCCGCTGGGAGGCCATCGCACGGCGCGAGGCGGAACGGCACAGCCGCGAGGAGGTGTCGGGGACGTGA